The Pseudonocardia sp. HH130630-07 DNA window CCGGGCTGGCACCGGCGAAGACCGCCGCGTTGACGATCGTCGTGACCTGCGTGCTGCAGCTGTTCGTCTCCTCGCTGGCCTTCCGGCTCTCCGGGCTCTCCTTGCCGCTCCTACCGACCACCCCCGAGCAGCTCGGCGAGAACATCGATCCGGTCCCGCAGGAGGTCGTCGTCGAGCGGGGCACGGTGACCGTCGGTTACACCGCGGCGCTGCACATCGGGCTCGGTACGGCGCAGACCCCGCTGCTGGTCATCGTGGCGCTGGCCGGCGGATGGTCGACAGTGTTCGCCGTCGTGACGGCGCTGCTGTTGATGCTGCGCTCGCGCCATCCCGGCGCGTCGCTCCCGCGCTGGGCGATGCTGGTCCCCGCGGGGTCCGCGGTGTGCGCCGCCGTGCTCGGGTACGGTGCGAGGTCGGGTCTCACCGGTCTGCTGCTGGCCACACTGCTCCCGACGCTCGCCGTGGGCGCCGGGATGCTGTGGCTGGTCGACGTCATGCCCGGGCGGCGGCTGCAGCCCTACTGGGGCCGCGCCGTGGACATCCTCGAGACGCTGACCTCGGTCGCTATGGTGCCGATCCTGCTGGCCGTGCTCGGGGTGTACGCCTACATGCGCGGGCTGAGCGGCTGAGGACATGCAGTCACGCAGGGACCAGGTCCAGGCCTACTTCTTCGTCGTCGGCAGGATGATCGCGGCCGTCACTCACGGGCGGCCAGACGCGCTGGTGCAGCCGAACCGGCGCAGCAGCACCGGCGTCGTCATCGGGATGCTGATCGCAGCACTGATCTGCGGCATCTTCTTCATCTACGGGCTGTTCGTGCCGGGCGGGAACACCGCGTGGCGCACCCCCGGCACGGTGATCGCGGCCGAGGAGACCGGTGCCCGCTACCTGTTACTGGACGGGCAGCTCCGTCCGGTGCTCAACTACGCCTCGGCACGGCTGGCCGGCGCCGCACCCGGGCCGGTCACCTCGGTCTCGGTCGCCTCGCTCGTCGGCGCCCCGACCGGGAGCCCGATCGGCATCCCGGGCGCCCCCGACTCCATCCCCGCCGTCAAGGATCTCGACGTCGGCCCGTGGTCGGTCTGTACGTTGCCGGCAGGCCGGGCGGGTTCCAGCGCCCCCCAGCTGACCGTACTGGTCGGTCGATCGGGTGGCCGTCCGCTGGACGACGCCCGCGGTGTCCTGGTCGCGAGCCCGGACGGGACGCGGCACCTGCTCTGGCAGGGCAGGCGGTACCGGATCCCGTCGGCCGAGACCGTCCAGGTACTGGGCTACGACGCCGTCACCCCGGTGTCCGTTCCTGCCGGGTGGCTCGACACCGTGCCGGCCGGCCGGGATCTCGGGGTGCCGCCGACCGAGGGCGCGGGTACCCCGGGCCCGATCGTGGGAGGCCGCCCGACGCTCGTCGGGCAGGTGCTCACCGTCGGAAGTCCGGCGCTGGAGTCCGAGCAGCTCTACCTGTTGCGCGCCGACGGGGTGAGCCCGATCTCGACCAGTGTGGCGGCGTTGCTGCTCGCCGACCCGGCCTCGGCTCCCGCTTACCCGGGCGGCCCTCCGGAGCCCGTCCCGATCGGACAGGCCGCGCTCGCCGACCTCCCGGTGTCCCGCGGAACCGACCTGGCCGCCGGCCTCCCGGAAAGTCCGCCGGCTGCGGCGGCGCCATCATCGGACTCGGTGCCGTGCGCCCGGAACACCCCCGGCCCCGCCGGTGTGACCACCACGATCGAGCTGCGCGACCGGAGCGAGGTCGACGCGGGATCGGCGGTCGTCGCGGCGCGCGCGCCCGGCGTCGCGGCCGACCGGGTGTCGTTCCCGACCGGCGGCGGGGTGCTGGTACGCGATCAGGGGGCGGAGGCGGCGGGGACCTTCCTGGTCACCGAGACCGGAACGAGATTCCCGATCGCCGACGATGCGGCGTTGACCGGGCTGGGCTATCAGGGGGCGCCGGTCACGGCGCTGCCCGGATCAATGCTGGACCTGCTCCCCATGGGGCCGGTGCTGAGCACGACCGCGGCACGCGCGGAAGCGGGTGCCTGAGACCGACCGTCCGACACCGATCGCCTGATCACTGAGCCTTTTTCAACCTGACCAGCGAGCTTCTGCGTCAGGAGATCGCGAAGGTTGCAGCGCAACTGCTCTGACCACAGCTGCACAGGTCACCGGCTCGCCAGCTCGGCGTCTGCACCCACACAACCAGGCCCCTGAGCTGCCGGAACGGCAGGTTGAAAAAGGCTCACTGCCTGAGGAGAGAGAGCCGTGGCCGAGGAGACGAGCTGGACCGACGAGCTGCACAAGATCGGTCAGGATCTGACGACGTTGATGGAGGGCAACATGTCGGCATTCGCTGATCTGAAAGGGTTCTGGCCGGAGGCGGGGAACTTTGAGACGGGTTACTGGTTGGAGACCCGTGTCGATGATCGTCGTAACGCGGTGGTGCAGCAGGGTGAGCGGATGAACATCGCGTTGCAGGAGCTCGGTAAAGGTGTGAAGGACATTGCCAACGATTTGGAGGATGTCGACCGGGACAGCGAGAGTGCGATCAAGAAGGTGGTCGACAAGGAGTTGGTGAGCGTGACGGAGTCGATCGGCGATCGGCTGGACGCGCATGCCGAGAAGGTCGAGGGCGAGGAGTACAACTTCACCGATTCCGAGGAGGGTCCGTCGGAGACGAACGGTTATGAGGCGAAGAACGATCTGCCGACGTTCGCGGAGTCGTACGAGCCCGACGATGACGACTCCGACGATGACGACAAGTAGACGGATTTGGTTTTGTCGCACGCTCGCGCGCATTGATGTGATCACTGCCTGAGGAGAGAGAGTTGTGGCCGAGGAGACGAGCTGGACCGACGAGCTGCACAAGATCGGTCAGGATCTGACGACGTTGATGGAGGGCAACATGTCGGCATTCGCTGATCTGAAAGGGTTCTGGCCGGAGGCGGGGAACTTTGAGACGGGTTACTGGTTGGAGACCCGTGTCGATGATCGTCGTAACGCGGTGGTGCAGCAGGGTGAGCGGATGAACATCGCGTTGCAGGAGCTCGGTAAAGGTGTGAAGGACATTGCCAACGATTTGGAGGATGTCGACCGGGACAACGAGAGTGCGATCAAGAAGGTGGTCGACAAGGAGTTGGTGAGCGTGACGGAGTCGATCGGCGATCGGCTGGACGCGCATGCCGAGAAGGTCGAGGGCGAGGAGTACAACTTCACCGATTCCGAGGAGGGTCCGTCGGAGACGAACGGTTATGAGGCGAAGAACGATCTGCCGACGTTCGCGGAGTCGTACGAGCCCGACGACGCGGGCGACGAGGACTCCGACGATGAGGACTCCGACGAGGACTCTGACGAGGACTCCGACGATGAGGACTCTGACGAGGACTCGGACGACGACTCCGACTCGGACGACGATTCCAGCTCGGATTCGGGCGGTGACGGCGATTCGGACGAGGACAAGGTCAATCTCGAGCCCGCCTACAACTGGGTGGGGCCGAAGTACTAGTGCCTCGTCAGGCAATGTTGGGTAGGTAATCCGGCCTGCGGATCTTGGACTCGGGCGCGAAGTGTTTCTTGGGTCGGGCGTGGCGGTTGGCCCAGCGGATGTAGCCGGCGATCGCGGCTTCCTGGGCGGTGTGGGAGGGGTAGTCGCTGCCGTCGAGGGTGAAGTAGCGCAGCGCGGTGAACTCCGACTCGATCCAGTTCAGCCAGGACGCGTTCGTGGGGGTGAGCACCAGCTCGACGTCGTGGTCGTGGCACCAGTGCGCGACATCGGTGCGCAGGTGCGGGGAGAAGTTGTCGCAGACCACGTGCAGACCGCCGGTGGGGAAACGGCGGCGCAGCTGGCGGAGGAAGTCGAGGAACTCGCGGCCGCGTTTGCGGTCACGGAGCCGGTAGAACAGCTGCCCGGAGGCCAGGTCCAGACCGGCGAACATGTGCCGGACCCCGCTGTGACGGCTATAGGTGGCCCGTAGCCGGGCCGGGCGCCGGATCGGGAACCAGCCCCGACCGGGGCGGGGCAGCAGGTTCAGCGGCCCGAACTCATCGACACAGATCACCCGCGCACCCGGTTCGAGGCGACCGTCGGCGGCGCGGTCGTAGAGGTCGAGGATCCGGTTCATCTTCTCCACGAACCGCGGGTCCCGGCTGGCCTTCCAGGTCTTCGTGGCCTGCCAGCGGACCCCGGCGTCACGCAGGACCTGGCGGACGGTCTCGACGCTGATCACGACCCGGTGTGCGGCGGCGAGGTGTTCGACCAGCTTGGCCAGGCTCCAGGTGGTGAACGGCAACCCGACCTGCTGGGGCGGGGTGCGAGCGACCCGGCAGATCAGCTCACGGACGTGGGGACCGAACCTACGGGGTCGGCCCCCGCTCCATTTTGGGTCCAAAGCGGCGAAGCCCTGCTGGTTGAACGCGTGGATCACCTCCCGCGCGTACTGCGGCTTCGCCGCGAACATCATCGCGGCCTCGGTCGCGGTCCGGCCCTGCACCGAGGCCAGCACGATCCCCGCCCGCCGCAACCGGACCCGGTCCCGCGCCGTGCGCGTGATCCTGACCAATCGCTGGGCCTCGTCCGGGGTCAGTCCCCGGACGAACACCTCCGGCTGTCGCGCCACGGCCATCACCTCCGGCGCACAGCCTCCTGCGCCAGACCGGGACGGATCAAGCCGACACGATTACGTCCCCAACGTTCCCGGACGCGGCACTAGGGCGTGTCTCCCATATGGGTGTCCGGACTGCCGGCAGGATGAGCCGGTGAGTTCGTCGAGGTTCGCGCTGCTCTCGGATGCTCAGTGGCAGTTGATCGGGCCGCTGCTGCCCTCCAACGCCGGGCGGCGTGGGCACCCGTTCGGCGAGGATCGCCGCGTGGTGGAGGGGATCATCTTCCGATACCGAACCGGGATCCCCTGGCGAGATCTGCCGCGGGAGCAGTTCGGGCCCTGGCAAACGGTGTGGAAGCGACACCGCCGCTACGCCGCTGACGGCACCTGGGACACCGTGCTGGCCGCACTGTTGGCCCAGGCCGACGCCAAGGGCGAGATCGACTGGACGGTGTTGACAGGTGTCGGTGGACGCCACGATCAACCGGGCGCACCAGCACGCCACGAACACCACCCGCCCCGAGCAGGACACAGGGGGCACGGTCGAACTACACGAAATCCCCTGACGGGTTCATGCCCAGCCCGCTC harbors:
- a CDS encoding IS630 family transposase, whose amino-acid sequence is MARQPEVFVRGLTPDEAQRLVRITRTARDRVRLRRAGIVLASVQGRTATEAAMMFAAKPQYAREVIHAFNQQGFAALDPKWSGGRPRRFGPHVRELICRVARTPPQQVGLPFTTWSLAKLVEHLAAAHRVVISVETVRQVLRDAGVRWQATKTWKASRDPRFVEKMNRILDLYDRAADGRLEPGARVICVDEFGPLNLLPRPGRGWFPIRRPARLRATYSRHSGVRHMFAGLDLASGQLFYRLRDRKRGREFLDFLRQLRRRFPTGGLHVVCDNFSPHLRTDVAHWCHDHDVELVLTPTNASWLNWIESEFTALRYFTLDGSDYPSHTAQEAAIAGYIRWANRHARPKKHFAPESKIRRPDYLPNIA
- the eccB gene encoding type VII secretion protein EccB, which gives rise to MQSRRDQVQAYFFVVGRMIAAVTHGRPDALVQPNRRSSTGVVIGMLIAALICGIFFIYGLFVPGGNTAWRTPGTVIAAEETGARYLLLDGQLRPVLNYASARLAGAAPGPVTSVSVASLVGAPTGSPIGIPGAPDSIPAVKDLDVGPWSVCTLPAGRAGSSAPQLTVLVGRSGGRPLDDARGVLVASPDGTRHLLWQGRRYRIPSAETVQVLGYDAVTPVSVPAGWLDTVPAGRDLGVPPTEGAGTPGPIVGGRPTLVGQVLTVGSPALESEQLYLLRADGVSPISTSVAALLLADPASAPAYPGGPPEPVPIGQAALADLPVSRGTDLAAGLPESPPAAAAPSSDSVPCARNTPGPAGVTTTIELRDRSEVDAGSAVVAARAPGVAADRVSFPTGGGVLVRDQGAEAAGTFLVTETGTRFPIADDAALTGLGYQGAPVTALPGSMLDLLPMGPVLSTTAARAEAGA